One Streptosporangium sp. NBC_01495 DNA window includes the following coding sequences:
- a CDS encoding acetyl/propionyl/methylcrotonyl-CoA carboxylase subunit alpha: MHKVLIANRGEIAVRIARACKDAGLASVAVYADQDLDALHVRVADEARALGGETPAETYLDIDKLLGIAAEAGADAVHPGYGFLAENAGFAQAVIDAGLTWIGPPPAAITALGDKVQARHIAQKVGAPLVAGTKDPVSGSEEVVAFAAEHGLPIAIKAAYGGGGRGLKVARTLEEIPELYDSAVREAVTAFGRGECFVERYLDRPRHVETQCLADAHGTVVVVSTRDCSLQRRHQKLVEEAPAPFLSPEQLDLLYTSSKAILREAGYVGAGTCEFLVGQDGTISFLEVNTRLQVEHPVSEEVAGIDLVREMFRVADGEELGYGDPVLRGHSIEFRINAEDAGRGFLPSPGTITRMSAPSGPGVRLDAGYEAGMTVPQSFDSLVAKLVVTGATRAQALERSRRALAEFEIGGMPTVLPFHRAVVADPAFTGEPFSVHTRWIETEFDNTIPPYEGERGVAGEPGERERITVEVGGKRLEVVLPSGFAAGGAGGAARTASKAPRRGSGGVARKVADGDSLVSPMQGTIVKIVATDGDTVAAGDTIVVLEAMKMEQPLAAHKAGTVTGLAASVGQTITSGATICEIKDT, translated from the coding sequence GTGCACAAGGTCCTGATCGCCAACCGCGGTGAGATCGCGGTGCGGATCGCCCGCGCCTGCAAGGACGCCGGGCTGGCCAGCGTCGCCGTCTACGCCGACCAGGATCTGGACGCGCTCCACGTCCGGGTCGCGGACGAGGCCCGCGCGCTCGGCGGCGAGACTCCCGCGGAGACCTACCTCGACATCGACAAGCTGCTGGGCATCGCTGCCGAGGCCGGGGCCGACGCCGTGCACCCCGGCTACGGCTTCCTGGCCGAGAACGCGGGCTTCGCCCAGGCCGTGATCGACGCGGGGCTGACCTGGATCGGCCCGCCGCCGGCCGCGATCACCGCGCTCGGCGACAAGGTGCAGGCCCGCCACATCGCCCAGAAGGTCGGTGCGCCGCTCGTGGCCGGCACCAAGGACCCGGTCTCGGGGAGCGAGGAGGTCGTCGCCTTCGCCGCCGAACACGGCCTGCCGATCGCGATCAAGGCCGCGTACGGCGGCGGCGGGCGCGGGCTGAAGGTCGCCCGCACCCTGGAGGAGATCCCCGAGCTGTACGACAGCGCGGTCCGCGAGGCCGTCACCGCGTTCGGCCGGGGCGAGTGCTTCGTCGAGCGCTACCTGGACCGGCCCCGGCACGTGGAGACCCAGTGCCTGGCCGACGCCCACGGCACCGTGGTCGTGGTGTCCACCCGCGACTGCTCGCTGCAGCGCCGCCACCAGAAGCTGGTCGAGGAGGCTCCGGCCCCGTTCCTGTCGCCCGAGCAGCTCGACCTGCTCTACACCAGCTCCAAGGCGATCCTGCGCGAGGCGGGCTACGTCGGCGCCGGCACGTGCGAGTTCCTGGTGGGCCAGGACGGCACGATCTCCTTCCTGGAGGTCAACACCCGCCTGCAGGTCGAGCACCCGGTGAGCGAGGAGGTCGCGGGCATCGATCTCGTACGGGAGATGTTCCGCGTCGCCGACGGTGAGGAGCTCGGCTACGGCGACCCCGTGCTGCGCGGCCACTCGATCGAGTTCCGGATCAACGCCGAGGACGCCGGGCGCGGCTTCCTGCCCTCCCCCGGCACGATCACGCGCATGAGCGCCCCCTCGGGGCCGGGGGTGCGCCTGGACGCCGGTTACGAGGCGGGCATGACCGTCCCGCAGTCCTTCGACTCGCTGGTCGCCAAGCTGGTCGTGACCGGGGCCACCCGGGCACAGGCCCTGGAGCGCTCGCGCAGGGCCCTGGCCGAGTTCGAGATCGGCGGCATGCCGACCGTGCTGCCCTTCCACCGGGCCGTGGTGGCCGATCCCGCGTTCACCGGCGAGCCGTTCTCGGTGCACACCCGGTGGATCGAGACCGAGTTCGACAACACGATCCCGCCGTACGAGGGAGAGCGGGGCGTGGCCGGGGAGCCGGGCGAGCGGGAGCGGATCACCGTCGAGGTGGGCGGCAAGCGGCTGGAGGTGGTGCTCCCCTCGGGGTTCGCCGCCGGGGGCGCCGGGGGCGCGGCCCGCACGGCCTCGAAGGCGCCGCGCCGGGGCTCCGGCGGGGTGGCCAGGAAAGTCGCGGACGGCGACTCGCTGGTCAGCCCGATGCAGGGCACGATCGTCAAGATCGTCGCGACCGACGGCGACACCGTCGCGGCCGGTGACACGATCGTCGTGCTGGAGGCGATGAAGATGGAGCAGCCGCTCGCCGCCCACAAGGCGGGCACCGTCACGGGGCTCGCGGCGTCGGTCGGCCAGACCATCACCTCGGGCGCCACGATCTGCGAGATCAAGGACACCTGA
- a CDS encoding LacI family DNA-binding transcriptional regulator, with the protein MTISEVARHAGVAVSTVSYVLSGKRAISADTRRRVLDSVRVLGYHPNAGARALASKRANVIALVLPLRAGMHVPVLMQFATSVVTAARRYDHDVLLLTADEGSDGLRRAAASALVDGLVVMDVELHDSRVPLLKDLAEPSVLIGFPADSAGLTCVDLDFARAGGLCVEHLAEHGHREVALLGAPSVVYDRGTGFARRTREGFAAAVAETGLTGVALPCEENFDKVSTAIAELLDTRPDLSGLVVHNEAAVGHVLGALRQYGRRVPDDVAVVAICPDDIAERSSPPLTSVLIPAEEVGRQAVRLLMEKLEGRVVPDGTLLQPRLTVRDST; encoded by the coding sequence GTGACCATCAGCGAGGTCGCCAGGCACGCCGGGGTGGCCGTGAGCACGGTGTCGTACGTGCTCAGCGGGAAGCGCGCGATCTCGGCCGACACCCGGCGCCGGGTGCTCGACAGCGTGCGGGTCCTGGGATACCACCCCAACGCAGGGGCGAGGGCCCTGGCCAGCAAGCGCGCCAACGTCATCGCGCTGGTGCTGCCCCTGCGGGCCGGGATGCACGTCCCGGTGCTGATGCAGTTCGCCACCTCGGTGGTCACCGCCGCGCGGCGGTACGACCACGACGTGCTGCTGCTCACCGCCGACGAGGGCTCCGACGGGCTCCGCAGGGCGGCGGCGAGCGCGCTGGTCGACGGGCTGGTCGTGATGGACGTGGAGCTTCACGACAGCCGGGTGCCGCTGCTCAAGGATCTCGCCGAGCCCAGCGTGCTGATCGGCTTCCCCGCGGACTCGGCCGGTCTGACCTGCGTCGACCTCGACTTCGCGCGGGCGGGCGGGCTCTGCGTGGAGCACCTGGCCGAGCACGGGCACCGGGAGGTCGCGCTGCTCGGCGCCCCCTCGGTCGTCTACGACCGGGGCACCGGCTTCGCCCGCCGCACCCGGGAGGGTTTCGCCGCGGCCGTGGCCGAGACCGGCCTGACCGGGGTGGCCCTGCCGTGCGAGGAGAACTTCGACAAGGTGTCCACCGCGATCGCCGAGCTCCTCGACACCAGGCCGGATCTGTCCGGCCTGGTCGTGCACAACGAGGCCGCGGTCGGCCACGTGCTGGGGGCGCTGCGTCAGTACGGCAGGCGGGTGCCCGACGACGTCGCCGTGGTGGCGATCTGCCCCGACGACATCGCGGAACGCTCCAGCCCGCCGCTCACCTCGGTGCTGATCCCGGCCGAGGAGGTGGGCCGCCAGGCGGTCCGGCTGCTCATGGAGAAACTCGAAGGCCGCGTCGTCCCGGACGGCACCCTGCTCCAGCCGAGGCTCACCGTCCGCGACAGCACCTGA
- a CDS encoding glycoside hydrolase family 3 C-terminal domain-containing protein encodes MNEPFRDPELPLAQRIADLRGRLTLEEKIGLLHQYQSPVERLGLGPFRTGTEALHGLAWLGPATVFPQAIGLASTWDPDLVRRVGEATSDEVLAFHHKDPAGAGLNVWAPVVNPLRDPRWGRNEEGYSEDPWLTGVMATAYASGLRGSDPTVLKTAPTLKHFLGYNNETDRCVTSSDLPPRVLREYELPAYRPALESGAAVAVMPSYNLVNGRPAHLSPLIGEVLRAWAPDDLLVVSDAYAPANLTGPQGYHDDLPEAYAHAIRAGLDSFTQDDDRPEATLGHIRAALERGLLTEADVDAAVRHTLSIRFRLGEFDPSTPYDDITEAVVNCPEHQGLAREAARRSIVLLRNDGVLPLDASVRRIAVIGQLGDTLMEDWYSGTLPYAVTARAGLAERCETVFCEAVDRITLSVEGMEGRHVVADPDGGPLGIGDEPGLFDLFDWGGGCYALRAVASGRHLSVDDEGVLVNDQPGPNGWEVRQTFRTEDRPRGALALRHISTGRYLALDGGVFRLADDADAAAWLTVERVVSGAEAAAALAATADVAVVVVGDHPLVNGRETEDRLDLALPAAQQAVVRAVREANPRTVMVISSGYPVTWDGDDPPAVLWSSHGGQEYGHALAEVLFGDADPEGRLTQTWYRSACELPDLFDYDIIATDATYQYFRGTPLYPFGHGLGYTTFDYADLAVSVEGGRLIASATVTNTGSRAGVEVVQIYTRQRRFRVKQALRRLRGFVKVRLAPGESTRVDWELDVAELAFWDVTGGRFVVEDAPHKIMIGGSSRDIRLCASFHVDGERIPPRDAFAGPIAAVDHDEYDSVAFVDAARVSGDAVRSTAEGAWIVFRSVDLGDGAASCSALAAGAEGGVITLRLDDPLCGPVVGDLPVPRAGRHDLTEVRTRLAQAGGVHDLYVVFENTGITVASLSFGAVA; translated from the coding sequence ATGAACGAACCGTTCCGTGACCCGGAACTTCCCCTCGCGCAGCGGATCGCGGACCTGCGGGGCAGGCTGACCCTGGAGGAGAAGATCGGGCTGCTGCACCAGTACCAGTCGCCGGTGGAACGCCTCGGGCTCGGCCCGTTCCGCACCGGCACCGAGGCGCTGCACGGTCTGGCCTGGCTCGGTCCGGCGACGGTGTTCCCGCAGGCGATCGGGCTGGCCAGCACCTGGGACCCCGACCTCGTCCGGCGGGTCGGCGAGGCCACGAGCGACGAGGTCCTGGCCTTCCACCACAAGGATCCGGCGGGGGCGGGGCTCAACGTCTGGGCCCCGGTGGTCAACCCGCTGCGCGACCCCCGCTGGGGCCGCAACGAGGAGGGCTATTCCGAGGACCCGTGGCTGACCGGCGTCATGGCGACGGCGTACGCCTCCGGCCTTCGTGGGAGCGATCCCACGGTGCTGAAGACCGCCCCCACCCTCAAGCACTTCCTCGGCTACAACAACGAGACCGACCGCTGCGTCACCTCCAGCGACCTGCCGCCCCGGGTGCTGCGCGAGTACGAGCTCCCGGCCTACAGGCCCGCCCTGGAGAGCGGCGCCGCGGTCGCCGTGATGCCCTCCTACAACCTGGTCAACGGCCGTCCCGCCCACCTCAGCCCGCTGATCGGCGAGGTGCTGCGGGCCTGGGCGCCCGACGACCTCCTCGTGGTCAGCGACGCGTACGCGCCCGCCAATCTCACCGGCCCGCAGGGCTACCACGACGACCTGCCCGAGGCGTACGCCCACGCGATCAGAGCGGGGCTCGACAGCTTCACCCAGGACGACGACCGTCCCGAGGCCACCCTCGGCCACATCCGTGCCGCGCTGGAGCGCGGCCTGCTCACCGAGGCGGACGTCGACGCCGCCGTACGGCACACGCTGTCCATCCGTTTCCGGCTGGGCGAGTTCGACCCCTCCACCCCGTACGACGACATCACCGAGGCGGTCGTCAACTGCCCGGAGCACCAGGGCCTGGCCCGCGAGGCCGCCCGGCGCTCGATCGTGCTGCTGCGCAACGACGGCGTCCTGCCGCTGGACGCCTCGGTACGCAGGATCGCGGTCATCGGCCAGCTCGGCGACACGCTCATGGAGGACTGGTACTCCGGGACCCTCCCGTACGCCGTCACCGCCCGTGCCGGGCTCGCCGAGCGGTGCGAGACCGTCTTCTGTGAGGCCGTGGACCGGATCACCCTCTCGGTGGAGGGAATGGAAGGCCGTCACGTCGTCGCCGACCCCGACGGCGGTCCGCTCGGGATCGGCGACGAGCCCGGCCTGTTCGACCTGTTCGACTGGGGCGGCGGCTGCTACGCCCTGCGGGCCGTGGCGAGCGGGCGCCACCTGTCCGTCGACGACGAAGGGGTGCTGGTCAACGACCAGCCGGGCCCCAACGGCTGGGAGGTGCGCCAGACCTTCCGTACCGAGGACCGTCCCCGCGGCGCGCTCGCGCTCCGGCACATCTCCACCGGCCGCTACCTCGCCCTGGACGGCGGGGTCTTCCGCCTGGCCGACGACGCCGACGCCGCCGCCTGGCTCACCGTGGAGCGGGTGGTGAGCGGCGCCGAGGCCGCCGCCGCGCTCGCCGCGACCGCGGACGTGGCCGTGGTGGTCGTCGGCGACCACCCGCTGGTCAACGGCAGGGAGACCGAGGACCGCCTGGACCTCGCGCTGCCCGCCGCGCAGCAGGCCGTGGTCAGGGCGGTGCGCGAGGCCAACCCGAGAACCGTCATGGTGATCAGCAGCGGCTACCCGGTGACCTGGGACGGCGACGACCCGCCCGCGGTGCTGTGGTCCTCGCACGGGGGCCAGGAGTACGGCCACGCGCTGGCCGAGGTGCTGTTCGGCGACGCCGACCCCGAGGGGCGGCTCACCCAGACCTGGTACCGCTCGGCGTGCGAGCTGCCCGACCTGTTCGACTACGACATCATCGCCACGGACGCGACCTACCAGTACTTCAGGGGAACCCCGCTCTACCCGTTCGGCCACGGCCTCGGCTACACCACCTTCGACTACGCCGACCTGGCGGTCTCGGTGGAGGGCGGCAGGCTCATCGCCTCGGCCACCGTCACCAACACCGGCTCCCGCGCGGGGGTGGAGGTCGTCCAGATCTACACCCGCCAGCGGCGCTTCCGGGTCAAGCAGGCGCTGCGCCGCCTGCGCGGTTTCGTCAAGGTGCGCCTCGCCCCCGGCGAGAGCACCCGGGTCGACTGGGAGCTCGACGTCGCGGAACTGGCCTTCTGGGACGTGACCGGGGGCCGGTTCGTCGTCGAGGACGCCCCCCACAAGATCATGATCGGCGGTTCCTCGCGGGACATCCGGCTGTGCGCCTCCTTCCACGTTGACGGCGAGCGGATCCCGCCGCGCGACGCCTTCGCGGGCCCGATCGCCGCCGTGGACCACGACGAGTACGACTCGGTGGCGTTCGTGGACGCGGCCAGGGTCTCCGGTGACGCGGTGCGATCCACTGCCGAGGGCGCGTGGATCGTGTTCCGTTCGGTCGACCTGGGGGACGGGGCCGCCTCCTGCTCCGCCCTCGCCGCCGGCGCCGAGGGCGGCGTGATCACCCTGCGCCTGGACGACCCCCTCTGCGGGCCCGTCGTCGGCGACCTCCCCGTTCCCCGCGCGGGCCGCCACGACCTCACCGAGGTGCGCACCAGGCTCGCGCAGGCGGGGGGAGTCCATGATCTTTATGTGGTGTTCGAGAACACGGGGATCACCGTGGCCTCCCTGAGTTTCGGCGCGGTCGCGTGA
- a CDS encoding tyrosine-type recombinase/integrase translates to MGIGLGRTGTARLLPRLLDGRRSGPVFTTDRRARVELPPADVDAGSGKARLSYRRAAELFETATGGWTLHQLRHSALTHAAEDGANTSTLPAYSGHTSVASLARYARVSGEALARRQAGRDPAARRR, encoded by the coding sequence GTGGGGATCGGCCTCGGCCGCACCGGCACCGCCCGGCTGCTACCCCGTCTGCTGGACGGGCGCCGGAGCGGGCCGGTGTTCACCACTGACCGGCGGGCCCGGGTGGAACTGCCGCCGGCCGACGTCGACGCCGGCAGCGGGAAGGCGCGGCTGTCCTACCGGCGGGCGGCCGAGCTGTTCGAGACCGCCACCGGCGGCTGGACACTGCACCAACTCCGGCACTCGGCACTGACCCACGCGGCCGAGGACGGCGCCAACACCTCCACCCTGCCGGCCTACTCCGGGCACACCTCGGTCGCCTCACTGGCCCGCTACGCCCGAGTCTCCGGCGAAGCACTCGCACGCCGGCAAGCCGGACGCGATCCCGCCGCCCGCAGGCGCTGA
- a CDS encoding RNA polymerase sigma factor, with product MIEPGPRDRFTVLYGSCYSSVYAYAVSRAGRQLAEEVASETFCVVWRRIDDVPDEALPWLLGVARNVLRESYRAEARRQSLENELSTWGSVTELTARDVAESVTERAAVLRGLAALSDGDREVLTLVAWHGLRAVDAAKVVGCSTATFFVRLHRARRRLERAMAAEPDAITGAAVFPSESLAFIKESTR from the coding sequence ATGATCGAACCTGGTCCTCGGGACCGGTTCACCGTCTTGTACGGCTCCTGCTATTCGAGCGTGTACGCGTACGCGGTCAGCCGTGCGGGGCGGCAGCTCGCGGAGGAGGTGGCGAGTGAGACATTCTGCGTCGTGTGGCGGCGGATCGACGACGTGCCGGATGAGGCGCTCCCATGGCTGCTCGGCGTTGCCCGCAACGTGCTGCGCGAGTCCTACCGTGCGGAGGCTCGGCGTCAGTCGCTGGAGAACGAGCTGTCGACGTGGGGCTCGGTCACGGAGCTGACAGCGCGCGACGTCGCCGAGTCGGTGACCGAGAGGGCAGCCGTTTTGCGGGGGCTCGCTGCGCTCTCCGATGGTGATCGTGAAGTGCTCACGCTGGTCGCCTGGCATGGGCTGCGGGCCGTGGATGCGGCGAAGGTCGTTGGCTGCTCCACCGCCACATTCTTTGTCCGGTTGCACCGTGCCCGGCGCAGGCTGGAGCGTGCGATGGCCGCTGAGCCCGACGCGATCACCGGCGCCGCCGTGTTCCCCTCCGAATCGCTGGCATTCATAAAGGAGTCAACCCGGTGA
- a CDS encoding CU044_5270 family protein: MKKTDVMKSLSGTRPASLKPVDDPERLDRIIAAATTRPSTVSVVPPRGRVKLGWGLGTAGVVAAGLAVAVTLIPGGAGDRSAEPAARGLLLAAAEQTVKVPTVAGRYWHTRGANSGGSFSGRSSHGVCRDETWVAKSPKDPSWWIVHSWTQVDAAKGAKPPKEGEFSSDQAHFTCARGNRAVDDETGKTPYASRLNNFAEPGSSWPNVNGKAVSVADIQRLPTEPEALKEVLIRWQGPGMSDKRRDEILFEQAAELLLELPAPSGVRAALFRLMADLPEVRSLGGVRDPLGRDAVGVALRSCEPSYGAESQVLFDKDTGRLLSVGRSVGEQGCADLRPAGWSAVLESGWTDESPKVPADHS; the protein is encoded by the coding sequence GTGAAGAAGACCGATGTGATGAAGTCGCTCTCTGGCACTCGTCCCGCTTCGCTCAAGCCGGTGGACGATCCTGAACGGCTCGACCGAATCATCGCCGCCGCGACCACACGGCCGTCCACGGTCTCGGTCGTCCCCCCTCGTGGCCGCGTCAAGCTGGGCTGGGGATTGGGAACGGCGGGAGTGGTGGCGGCGGGGCTCGCGGTGGCCGTGACTCTGATACCTGGCGGTGCCGGCGATCGGTCCGCCGAGCCCGCCGCGCGCGGTCTGCTGCTCGCCGCAGCGGAGCAGACCGTGAAAGTGCCGACCGTCGCCGGCCGGTACTGGCATACCCGGGGTGCGAACTCGGGCGGTTCGTTCAGCGGAAGGTCATCCCACGGCGTTTGCCGAGACGAGACGTGGGTGGCGAAGTCGCCCAAGGATCCGAGTTGGTGGATAGTCCACTCCTGGACCCAAGTGGACGCCGCCAAGGGCGCGAAACCACCCAAGGAGGGCGAGTTCAGCTCGGATCAAGCTCATTTCACCTGCGCTCGCGGCAACCGGGCGGTGGACGATGAAACAGGCAAGACGCCTTACGCCAGTCGGCTGAACAATTTTGCCGAACCGGGGTCAAGCTGGCCCAACGTCAACGGCAAAGCGGTCTCCGTCGCCGATATCCAGCGCCTGCCCACCGAACCGGAGGCGCTGAAAGAGGTCCTGATCCGGTGGCAGGGTCCTGGGATGAGCGACAAGAGACGAGATGAGATCCTGTTTGAGCAGGCGGCCGAACTGCTGCTCGAACTGCCCGCCCCTTCCGGAGTCAGGGCGGCGCTGTTTCGGCTGATGGCCGATCTGCCCGAGGTCCGTTCCCTCGGCGGCGTACGGGACCCGCTGGGCCGTGACGCGGTAGGGGTCGCGTTGCGAAGCTGCGAGCCCAGCTACGGTGCTGAGTCGCAGGTCCTGTTCGACAAGGACACCGGGCGCCTGCTGTCGGTCGGTAGGTCGGTAGGCGAGCAGGGTTGCGCAGATCTTCGACCGGCCGGTTGGAGCGCCGTTCTGGAGTCGGGCTGGACCGACGAATCGCCGAAGGTGCCGGCGGACCACTCCTGA
- a CDS encoding ROK family transcriptional regulator has product MITPTTDPRPADFADVRATNLAVVLRFVREHAPCSRADIAASTGLNKATVSSLVADLIDRRLVRETGLTENRVGRPATMLVLDGSPYAAIGIEVNVDYVTAVAVDLSGERLLSWRRSFPGAAGTAGQAMATVAGIVRRVVTRMAKEERQILGLTVGVPGLIGTDGTVRIAPNLGWRDADLCGDLTKALRDPGFPVQVDNDANLAALAEYRFGPHAGTANLVYLTGEIGVGAGIILDGRLRRGGQGYGGEIGHIQLDPFGAECRCGRLGCLEAVAGIGAVLEHAAISPAEVEVELDEVVRLARAGDARTLALLSSVGHNLGKGVALMTNLLNPEVVILGGYYVPLAPWLLPSVEAETRGRTIAPDAGGCRVVASTLGYGAAALGGAARVLDSVDSGRLPRIS; this is encoded by the coding sequence TTGATCACACCTACGACTGACCCGCGGCCGGCCGACTTCGCCGACGTGCGGGCCACCAACCTCGCCGTCGTGCTGAGATTCGTGCGCGAGCACGCGCCGTGCTCGCGGGCCGACATCGCGGCGTCCACCGGCCTCAACAAGGCGACCGTGTCGAGCCTGGTCGCCGATCTGATCGACCGCCGCCTGGTCAGGGAGACCGGCCTGACGGAGAACCGCGTCGGCCGCCCCGCCACGATGCTCGTGCTCGACGGCTCGCCGTACGCGGCGATCGGCATCGAGGTCAACGTCGACTACGTCACCGCGGTCGCGGTGGACCTGTCGGGGGAGAGGCTGCTGTCCTGGCGCAGGTCCTTCCCCGGCGCGGCCGGTACGGCGGGCCAGGCCATGGCCACCGTCGCGGGAATCGTCCGCCGGGTGGTGACCCGGATGGCCAAGGAGGAGCGCCAAATCCTGGGGCTGACCGTGGGCGTGCCGGGGCTGATCGGCACCGACGGCACCGTGCGCATCGCGCCCAACCTCGGCTGGCGCGACGCCGACCTCTGTGGCGACCTCACCAAGGCCCTGCGCGACCCGGGCTTCCCCGTCCAGGTCGACAACGACGCCAACCTGGCGGCCCTGGCCGAGTACCGCTTCGGCCCGCACGCCGGGACGGCCAACCTGGTCTACCTCACCGGTGAGATCGGCGTCGGGGCCGGGATCATCCTCGACGGGCGGCTGCGCCGCGGGGGCCAGGGGTACGGCGGCGAGATCGGCCACATCCAGCTCGACCCCTTCGGCGCCGAGTGCCGCTGCGGGCGCCTGGGCTGCCTGGAGGCCGTCGCCGGGATCGGCGCCGTGCTGGAGCACGCCGCGATCTCGCCCGCCGAGGTCGAGGTCGAGCTTGACGAGGTGGTGAGGCTGGCCCGCGCGGGCGACGCGCGCACGCTCGCCCTCCTGAGCTCCGTGGGTCACAACCTCGGCAAGGGCGTGGCCCTGATGACCAACCTGCTCAACCCCGAGGTGGTCATCCTGGGCGGCTACTACGTGCCGCTCGCGCCGTGGCTGCTGCCCTCGGTGGAGGCCGAGACCCGGGGACGCACGATCGCGCCGGACGCGGGGGGCTGCCGGGTCGTGGCCTCCACACTCGGGTACGGGGCGGCCGCGCTGGGAGGCGCAGCCCGGGTGCTCGACTCCGTGGACTCCGGCCGCCTGCCACGGATCTCGTGA
- a CDS encoding extracellular solute-binding protein: protein MKDLPPGAMTSRRGFLGLVGLSAAMTAGGGLLGACSAPSGPRPGGGGATAAAADRLTSLVPTYTAFPGIKPDIPGTISTLPGVPDVSGGFTSYPAAPTAALSQKAGRGGTYRAMTPLWGPPPPGLASNSYFQAVNTDIGATVEFQITDGNVYGDKAIARLAAGDVPEIMVIPSWEIDKMADFNTAVDKAFEDLTPYLRGDKVKPYPLLAGLPTAAWQWSVWNGRLMAVPFPTEPYPLALLYRKDLFEKNGWNANPRSADELFELGREITDAKAGRWAFGSIHEMMWPTFRIPQDWRYEGGRLLHKYETPEFEPMLEFMRKVFKEGLVHPNVAGSKGANEKELIGAGQILIYRDGLGGWKELLQQHRGKNPGFGLGVFPIFAHDGGTPLMYHGTAAGIFTFVRKGLPKERVEEILSILNWCAAPYGTREYELANFGVEGKHFTRGKDHVPQANDLGRKEVAYTYGFLGGRPLYVDWPWPDAVRANVEWQNASFPYLEKGPFDGIRIQRPSKYSGLQVPTEDKFTDIMRGRRPVSDARQIVTEWRRDGGDEARDFYMKVLRDNGRA from the coding sequence GTGAAGGATCTTCCCCCGGGCGCGATGACCAGCCGCCGTGGATTCCTCGGGCTGGTGGGACTGAGCGCCGCGATGACCGCGGGGGGCGGCCTGCTGGGCGCGTGCTCCGCGCCCAGCGGCCCCCGGCCCGGCGGCGGAGGGGCCACGGCCGCCGCGGCGGACAGGCTGACGTCCCTCGTTCCCACCTACACCGCCTTCCCCGGTATCAAGCCTGATATCCCCGGCACGATCTCCACCCTGCCGGGGGTTCCCGACGTCAGCGGTGGCTTCACCTCCTACCCGGCCGCCCCCACCGCCGCGCTCTCCCAGAAGGCGGGCAGGGGCGGCACCTACAGGGCCATGACCCCGCTGTGGGGCCCGCCGCCCCCCGGCCTGGCGAGCAACTCCTACTTCCAGGCAGTCAACACCGACATCGGCGCCACCGTGGAGTTCCAGATCACCGACGGCAACGTCTACGGCGACAAGGCCATCGCGAGGCTCGCCGCCGGGGACGTCCCGGAGATCATGGTCATCCCGAGCTGGGAGATCGACAAGATGGCGGACTTCAACACCGCCGTCGACAAGGCCTTCGAGGACCTCACCCCTTACCTGCGGGGTGACAAGGTCAAGCCCTACCCGCTGCTGGCCGGCCTGCCGACGGCCGCGTGGCAGTGGTCGGTCTGGAACGGCAGGCTCATGGCGGTGCCGTTCCCGACCGAGCCGTACCCCCTCGCGCTGCTGTACCGCAAGGACCTGTTCGAGAAGAACGGCTGGAACGCCAACCCCAGGTCCGCCGACGAGCTGTTCGAGCTCGGCAGGGAGATCACCGACGCCAAGGCCGGGCGCTGGGCGTTCGGCAGCATCCACGAGATGATGTGGCCGACCTTCCGCATCCCGCAGGACTGGCGGTACGAGGGCGGCAGGCTCCTCCACAAGTACGAGACCCCCGAGTTCGAGCCGATGCTGGAGTTCATGCGCAAGGTCTTCAAGGAGGGGCTGGTCCACCCGAACGTCGCCGGCAGCAAGGGCGCCAACGAGAAGGAGCTGATCGGGGCCGGGCAGATCCTGATCTACCGCGACGGGCTGGGCGGCTGGAAGGAGCTCCTGCAGCAGCACCGCGGCAAGAACCCCGGCTTCGGCCTGGGCGTCTTCCCGATCTTCGCCCACGACGGCGGCACGCCGCTGATGTACCACGGCACCGCGGCGGGCATCTTCACCTTCGTCAGGAAGGGCCTGCCGAAGGAGAGGGTGGAGGAGATCCTCTCCATCCTCAACTGGTGCGCGGCGCCGTACGGGACCAGGGAGTACGAGCTCGCCAACTTCGGCGTGGAGGGAAAGCACTTCACCCGGGGGAAGGACCACGTCCCGCAGGCGAACGACCTCGGCCGCAAGGAGGTCGCCTACACCTACGGCTTCCTGGGCGGGCGCCCGCTGTACGTGGACTGGCCCTGGCCCGACGCGGTCAGGGCCAACGTCGAGTGGCAGAACGCGAGCTTCCCGTACCTGGAGAAGGGCCCGTTCGACGGGATCAGGATCCAGCGGCCGTCGAAGTACTCCGGGCTGCAGGTCCCCACCGAGGACAAGTTCACCGACATCATGCGCGGCCGGCGGCCGGTGAGCGACGCCAGGCAGATCGTCACGGAGTGGCGGCGGGACGGCGGGGACGAGGCCCGCGACTTCTACATGAAGGTCCTGCGGGACAACGGCCGTGCTTAG